One segment of Pseudobythopirellula maris DNA contains the following:
- the atpH gene encoding ATP synthase F1 subunit delta, with translation MPSGPGEELSESKFDVTEQQIAKTYARGFLGALESAGDDVQSAVDELVAVEREALAAHPRFTEALGSAFLEHEDRVAMVDRVFGGRVQGAVLNLMKVLSAHERIVLLGEVARQARMLHNEALGRVEVRVTTADPADPALLSEIGQAIGAKLGFEPVLVTAVDPEMIGGVEIRVGDTVFDGSLRTAFKKAHRAIVDQTIDAIETHPERFYAEA, from the coding sequence ATGCCGAGCGGCCCAGGCGAAGAACTCAGCGAGTCGAAGTTCGACGTCACCGAGCAGCAGATCGCCAAAACCTACGCCCGTGGGTTCCTCGGCGCCCTGGAGTCTGCCGGCGACGACGTGCAGTCGGCGGTGGACGAGCTCGTGGCGGTCGAGCGTGAAGCGCTCGCCGCTCACCCTCGCTTTACCGAGGCGCTCGGCTCGGCGTTCCTCGAGCACGAGGATCGGGTGGCGATGGTCGATCGGGTCTTCGGCGGCCGCGTGCAGGGCGCCGTGCTGAACCTGATGAAGGTGCTTTCGGCCCACGAACGCATCGTGCTGCTCGGCGAGGTCGCTCGCCAGGCGCGCATGCTGCACAACGAGGCGTTGGGGCGTGTCGAGGTGCGTGTCACCACGGCCGACCCGGCCGACCCCGCTTTGCTCAGCGAAATCGGGCAGGCGATCGGCGCGAAACTCGGCTTCGAGCCGGTGCTCGTGACGGCGGTCGACCCGGAGATGATCGGCGGCGTCGAGATCCGTGTGGGCGACACGGTGTTTGACGGCTCGCTACGCACCGCGTTTAAAAAGGCCCACCGCGCGATCGTCGACCAGACGATCGACGCGATCGAGACCCACCCCGAGCGGTTCTACGCCGAGGCGTGA
- the atpF gene encoding F0F1 ATP synthase subunit B: MTLSLATPVAYAQDNEGDATPAGEVDPNVAEHDDAEHGEDVHASHAGGSPDPLEVDTDLALWTLAVFLGLAFVLKQVAWGPIIEGLQAREDKISGDLAAAAAKHEEAKNLLDAHAKQLAGAADEVRGLLEEARRDAEATKADILAEAKAAADSERNRVVRDIDQARDSAVRQLAEQSAGLAIDLAGKVVKQDITPDRRNEIVREALGRFSSN, from the coding sequence GTGACGCTGAGCCTCGCCACGCCCGTGGCGTACGCGCAAGACAACGAAGGGGATGCGACGCCGGCCGGCGAAGTCGATCCTAACGTGGCCGAGCACGACGACGCCGAGCATGGGGAGGACGTCCATGCGTCGCACGCAGGCGGGTCGCCCGATCCACTCGAGGTCGACACCGACTTGGCGCTGTGGACCCTGGCCGTCTTCTTGGGGCTGGCGTTTGTGCTGAAGCAAGTCGCTTGGGGTCCGATCATCGAGGGCCTGCAAGCCCGCGAGGACAAGATCTCCGGCGACCTGGCGGCAGCCGCCGCCAAGCACGAGGAGGCCAAGAACCTCTTGGACGCCCACGCCAAGCAGCTCGCCGGCGCCGCCGACGAGGTGCGTGGGCTCTTGGAAGAGGCACGCCGCGACGCCGAGGCGACCAAGGCCGACATCCTGGCCGAGGCCAAGGCGGCAGCCGACAGCGAGCGGAACCGCGTGGTCCGCGACATCGACCAGGCCCGCGACTCGGCCGTTCGTCAGCTTGCCGAGCAGTCGGCCGGTCTGGCGATCGACTTGGCGGGCAAGGTGGTCAAGCAAGACATCACGCCCGACCGCCGCAACGAGATTGTCCGCGAGGCCCTCGGTCGCTTTAGCAGCAACTGA
- the atpE gene encoding ATP synthase F0 subunit C, whose translation MDLGAIGMGIVIIGAGLGIGRIGGQAVEAISRQPEASGNIQTGMLIAAALIEGAAFFGLILIAFVL comes from the coding sequence ATGGACCTTGGCGCCATCGGCATGGGCATTGTGATCATCGGGGCCGGGCTCGGCATCGGCCGCATCGGCGGTCAGGCCGTCGAGGCGATCTCGCGTCAGCCCGAGGCCTCTGGAAACATCCAGACCGGCATGCTGATCGCGGCCGCCCTGATCGAAGGCGCCGCCTTCTTCGGGCTGATTCTGATCGCGTTCGTGCTCTAG
- the atpB gene encoding F0F1 ATP synthase subunit A: MASDPLAPSELFGHAQDATYFHFPRGWFGADETGHLALPQPLAKEREGVAHPHIDNDYQPIAETNTGVAVIDNSLRLPNFVLTKFMVIELAVAIICVVLFGWLATTLKGGRAPKGRLANLLEVFLIYIRDEVVYAAIGRKDGDRFLPFLWTMFFFILGCNLFGMVPWMGSPTGALAMTGMMALVTFGAVVAAGMAELGPVGFLKAQAPHMDVPKPMAVFLVPMIWVIEVFGLLLKHLVLAIRLLANMLAGHLILAVVVGFIGAAAAQMAAIAWGVTFASVLAAVALSCMELFVAFLQAYIFTFLSALFIGAAVHPH; this comes from the coding sequence ATGGCCAGCGACCCCTTAGCACCGAGCGAGCTCTTCGGCCACGCCCAAGACGCAACGTACTTCCACTTCCCTCGTGGGTGGTTCGGTGCGGACGAAACAGGGCACCTGGCGTTGCCGCAGCCCCTGGCCAAGGAACGCGAGGGCGTCGCCCACCCGCACATCGACAACGACTACCAGCCGATCGCCGAGACCAACACCGGCGTGGCGGTGATCGACAATTCGTTGAGGCTGCCAAACTTCGTGCTGACGAAGTTCATGGTCATCGAGCTCGCCGTGGCGATCATCTGCGTGGTGTTGTTCGGCTGGCTCGCCACAACCCTCAAGGGGGGCAGGGCGCCCAAGGGCAGGCTCGCTAACCTGCTTGAAGTGTTCTTGATCTACATCCGCGACGAAGTCGTATACGCCGCGATTGGCAGGAAGGACGGCGACCGCTTCCTGCCGTTCTTGTGGACGATGTTCTTCTTCATCTTGGGCTGCAACCTGTTCGGCATGGTCCCCTGGATGGGATCGCCGACCGGCGCGTTGGCGATGACCGGCATGATGGCCCTGGTGACCTTCGGCGCCGTGGTGGCGGCGGGGATGGCTGAACTCGGCCCGGTCGGCTTCCTCAAGGCCCAGGCGCCCCACATGGACGTGCCGAAGCCAATGGCGGTTTTCCTCGTGCCGATGATCTGGGTCATCGAGGTTTTTGGACTGCTGCTCAAGCATTTAGTGCTCGCCATTCGTTTGCTCGCCAACATGTTGGCCGGCCACTTGATCCTGGCCGTGGTGGTCGGGTTCATCGGCGCGGCGGCGGCCCAGATGGCCGCGATCGCCTGGGGCGTCACTTTCGCCAGCGTTCTAGCGGCGGTGGCGCTCAGCTGCATGGAACTTTTTGTCGCCTTCTTACAGGCTTACATCTTCACCTTTTTGTCGGCGTTGTTCATCGGCGCGGCGGTCCATCCTCACTGA
- a CDS encoding AtpZ/AtpI family protein — protein sequence MITPEQRDAIIRAHRQASRVTGVTISMFVPGLLGYAIDRGLETLPWCTLIGSALGFAYGIWRLAMLIGVGDTKNKTIGDDSPSDPPLPHDRP from the coding sequence GTGATCACCCCTGAACAACGGGACGCGATCATCCGGGCCCATCGACAGGCGTCGCGGGTGACTGGGGTCACGATTTCGATGTTCGTACCGGGCCTGCTCGGATACGCCATCGACCGCGGTCTGGAAACGTTGCCTTGGTGCACCCTGATTGGATCCGCGCTGGGATTCGCCTACGGCATCTGGCGCCTCGCCATGCTGATTGGCGTGGGCGACACGAAGAACAAAACCATTGGCGACGACTCGCCCAGCGATCCGCCACTCCCCCACGACCGTCCGTAA
- a CDS encoding DUF4912 domain-containing protein yields the protein MTANKLHSYTCKDLAQMARNEGVTGWHAMRKDELIEALIKTARRSRRTGGDPAAKGERGREVIEGSRSEKLNREESVRQAGKISAKRRQAQKQLDLIHQKMAKAKDLSCAAGDQNDEASGDRLVMLVRDPYWLHAHWEIAPSGVQRAKSSLGQFWHAAHPVLRVLQVDESGATLSRREIRIHGGVSNWYIDVADPPCQFRAEVGYAVEGGDFYCLARSNTVTTPAPGSADMVDTNWSDVAEKADQIYAMSGGYSHGGVSIELQELLEERLRRRLGRPSQTRYGHAVDPSRGSEMELALDAELVVYGSSDPHSHVTVMGEPVAVGDDGSFVVKMHLPDRRQVIPVVASSADGVQQRTVILGVERNTKELDPRYRDVATS from the coding sequence ATGACCGCCAATAAACTCCACTCTTACACCTGCAAAGACCTCGCTCAGATGGCCCGCAATGAGGGGGTGACGGGCTGGCACGCGATGCGGAAGGACGAGCTCATCGAGGCGCTCATCAAAACCGCCCGACGCAGCCGGCGTACCGGTGGCGACCCCGCCGCCAAGGGCGAGCGTGGCCGCGAAGTCATCGAAGGATCACGTTCAGAGAAGCTCAACAGGGAGGAGAGCGTTCGCCAAGCGGGCAAGATTTCGGCCAAGCGGCGCCAGGCTCAAAAGCAGCTCGATCTGATCCACCAGAAAATGGCCAAGGCAAAAGACCTCAGCTGTGCGGCGGGCGATCAGAACGACGAAGCCAGCGGCGACCGCCTGGTGATGCTTGTTCGCGACCCTTATTGGCTGCACGCTCATTGGGAGATTGCCCCCTCGGGCGTTCAGCGGGCCAAATCGTCGCTCGGCCAATTCTGGCACGCCGCCCACCCGGTGCTGCGGGTGCTGCAAGTCGACGAGAGCGGCGCTACGCTCAGCCGCCGCGAGATCCGGATCCACGGCGGCGTGAGCAACTGGTACATCGACGTCGCCGACCCGCCGTGCCAGTTCCGCGCAGAAGTCGGCTACGCCGTCGAGGGGGGCGACTTTTACTGCCTCGCACGCAGCAACACCGTGACGACCCCGGCGCCCGGATCGGCCGACATGGTCGACACGAACTGGAGCGACGTGGCCGAGAAGGCCGACCAGATCTACGCGATGAGCGGGGGCTACTCGCACGGTGGCGTGAGCATCGAGCTGCAGGAGCTGCTCGAAGAGCGTCTGCGGCGGCGGCTCGGCCGGCCCTCGCAAACCCGCTACGGGCACGCGGTCGATCCCTCACGCGGCAGCGAGATGGAGCTGGCGCTCGACGCCGAGCTGGTGGTTTACGGCTCTTCGGACCCGCACTCGCACGTGACGGTGATGGGTGAGCCAGTGGCGGTGGGCGACGACGGCTCGTTCGTCGTGAAGATGCACCTGCCCGACCGGCGCCAAGTGATCCCGGTGGTGGCGAGCTCGGCCGACGGCGTGCAGCAACGCACCGTGATCTTGGGCGTGGAGCGTAACACCAAGGAACTCGATCCGCGCTACCGCGATGTGGCGACCAGCTGA
- a CDS encoding UvrB/UvrC motif-containing protein, with product MSPDIRPILNDWPFEPNDVTVRIVTAGDGVELLQMRLDLGLLQMELSGRPDGARIQNHESLLDLHRTLQKRQEEEGPEDAPPYLLEPEDCAALMREGAQYYHRYVGFWKLGRYELCARDTERNLRLFDFVREHARHDRDKMQFDQWLPYVAMMHARAVATPLASMKQFTAAIGAIDAGIRRIEQFLAEYNREAQADQVNELLFLKRWRREIAALAEEDAPAAQLALARIEQEIEEPEDPIQTLKRELDEAIAAERYEDAAGLRDEIQRLEDPPPPGAGLG from the coding sequence TTGTCGCCTGACATACGCCCGATCCTCAACGACTGGCCCTTCGAGCCGAACGATGTCACCGTGCGCATCGTTACCGCCGGCGACGGCGTCGAGCTCTTGCAGATGCGGCTCGACCTGGGGCTCTTGCAAATGGAGCTGAGCGGCCGGCCCGACGGCGCCCGCATCCAGAACCACGAATCGCTGCTCGACCTTCACCGGACCCTGCAGAAGCGGCAAGAAGAGGAAGGCCCCGAAGACGCGCCGCCCTACCTGCTAGAGCCCGAAGACTGCGCGGCGCTGATGCGCGAGGGGGCCCAGTACTACCACCGCTATGTCGGTTTCTGGAAACTCGGCCGCTACGAGTTGTGCGCCCGCGACACCGAACGCAACCTGCGGCTGTTCGACTTCGTTCGCGAGCACGCCCGCCACGATCGCGACAAGATGCAGTTCGACCAGTGGCTGCCATACGTGGCGATGATGCACGCGCGCGCCGTTGCCACGCCGCTGGCGTCGATGAAACAATTCACCGCCGCGATCGGCGCCATCGACGCCGGAATTCGGCGGATCGAGCAATTCCTGGCCGAGTACAACCGCGAGGCGCAAGCCGATCAAGTGAACGAGTTGCTGTTCCTCAAGCGATGGCGCCGGGAAATCGCCGCGCTCGCCGAAGAGGACGCCCCGGCGGCGCAGCTGGCTCTCGCCCGGATCGAACAAGAAATCGAGGAGCCGGAAGACCCGATCCAGACGCTCAAGCGCGAGCTTGATGAGGCGATCGCGGCGGAACGCTACGAAGACGCCGCCGGGCTCCGCGACGAGATCCAGCGACTCGAAGACCCGCCGCCCCCCGGCGCGGGGCTCGGTTAA
- the larE gene encoding ATP-dependent sacrificial sulfur transferase LarE, giving the protein MPMKTAPATNAAENATTEAAERLVEAIRPLGSCAVAFSAGVDSAVVLMAARLALGAEHVVAITGVGPALAEGELDEARRVAEAVGVRHVEAPTDEIERQGYVANAPDRCFHCKTELYGKMAPLAEQLGLAAVLNGANADDAGDHRPGMRAADDYGVRSPLLECGIGKATVRAIASHWDLSVWDKPASPCLASRIAYGESVTAEKLARIDAAERRLRSLGLKQVRVRLHPGDVARIEAPLDAIPMLAAEENRVRLVAWFRELGFKAVALDLSGFRSGSLNELVELS; this is encoded by the coding sequence ATGCCGATGAAGACCGCACCAGCAACCAACGCCGCCGAGAACGCCACGACCGAAGCCGCCGAGCGGCTTGTCGAAGCGATCCGCCCGCTGGGCTCGTGCGCGGTCGCCTTCTCGGCCGGGGTCGACAGCGCGGTCGTGCTGATGGCGGCCCGGCTGGCGCTCGGCGCGGAACATGTGGTCGCCATTACCGGCGTTGGTCCGGCGCTGGCCGAGGGCGAACTCGATGAGGCGCGCCGCGTCGCCGAGGCTGTCGGCGTGCGGCACGTCGAGGCGCCGACCGACGAGATCGAGCGGCAAGGCTACGTGGCGAACGCCCCCGACCGCTGCTTCCATTGCAAGACCGAGCTGTATGGCAAGATGGCGCCTCTCGCCGAGCAACTCGGCCTGGCGGCGGTGCTCAACGGCGCCAACGCCGACGACGCCGGCGACCACCGCCCCGGCATGCGAGCGGCCGACGACTACGGCGTGCGTAGCCCGCTGCTCGAGTGCGGCATCGGCAAAGCGACCGTTCGCGCGATCGCGTCGCACTGGGACCTGAGCGTGTGGGACAAACCGGCCAGCCCCTGCCTGGCGAGCCGGATCGCTTACGGCGAGAGTGTCACCGCCGAGAAGCTCGCCCGCATCGACGCCGCCGAACGGCGGCTCCGTTCGCTCGGGCTCAAGCAGGTGCGTGTGCGGCTGCACCCGGGCGACGTGGCGCGGATCGAGGCGCCGCTCGACGCGATCCCGATGCTTGCTGCCGAGGAGAACCGCGTGCGGCTGGTGGCTTGGTTCCGCGAGCTCGGATTCAAGGCGGTCGCCTTGGACCTGAGCGGGTTTCGGTCCGGCAGCCTCAACGAATTGGTCGAGCTTTCTTGA
- a CDS encoding cold-shock protein: MPQGTIKKLTEKGFGFIEGERGDIFFHHSSVEGVPYDDLREGQSVEYSEGAGPKGPRAENVKVLE; the protein is encoded by the coding sequence ATGCCCCAGGGCACGATTAAAAAGCTGACTGAAAAAGGGTTTGGGTTCATCGAAGGGGAGCGTGGCGACATCTTCTTCCACCACTCGTCGGTGGAGGGTGTGCCGTACGACGATCTCCGCGAAGGGCAATCGGTCGAGTACTCCGAGGGCGCCGGCCCGAAGGGTCCGCGGGCCGAAAACGTGAAGGTGCTTGAATAA
- a CDS encoding DNA cytosine methyltransferase has product MEAQRPLFDASPAPPPAPGRTAAEFFAGVGLARMGLERAGWEVTLANDLDPKKLAMHDGHFGPSPHYLLEDVHKLAIEPERVPTTLLSHASFPCTDLSLAGGRRGLNSGESSAFWGWHALLEGMGDRRPPIVLVENVTGFLTSHNGEDFFAALAALGDLGYTVDALTIDAAHFTPQSRPRLFVIGSRGVEPDLPAIDADDLAPSPLRSAKLVEAIRRSPQLGWRLAALPELPPYGATPLESILERLPSDSPQWWSRERSEYLLGQMSERHRAEADKMIAGKSLSFGTVFRRVRKGKSMAELRTDGLAGCLRTPKGGSGRQILFQAGKGEYRVRLLNATECARLMGADGYRVTAPLNQALFGFGDAVCVDAVAWIAENYLNPLADAVLASASSAAPVE; this is encoded by the coding sequence ATGGAAGCCCAACGCCCCCTCTTCGATGCCTCGCCCGCGCCGCCGCCCGCACCCGGGCGGACGGCGGCCGAGTTCTTTGCCGGGGTGGGGCTTGCGCGGATGGGGCTGGAGCGGGCCGGGTGGGAGGTGACCCTGGCCAACGACCTCGATCCGAAGAAGCTTGCGATGCACGACGGGCACTTCGGCCCTTCGCCGCACTACCTGCTTGAAGACGTCCACAAGCTGGCCATCGAGCCGGAGCGTGTGCCGACCACTCTGCTGTCGCACGCGTCGTTCCCGTGCACTGATCTGTCGCTAGCCGGCGGCCGGCGGGGGCTCAACAGCGGCGAGTCGTCGGCCTTCTGGGGCTGGCACGCGCTCTTGGAGGGGATGGGCGACCGGCGGCCGCCAATCGTGCTGGTCGAGAACGTCACCGGCTTCCTTACTTCGCACAACGGCGAAGACTTTTTCGCGGCCCTCGCCGCGCTCGGCGACCTGGGGTACACCGTCGACGCCCTGACGATCGACGCCGCCCATTTCACGCCGCAGAGCCGGCCGCGGCTGTTTGTCATTGGCAGCCGTGGCGTGGAGCCCGACCTGCCGGCGATCGACGCCGACGACCTTGCGCCGTCGCCGCTCCGCAGCGCGAAGCTGGTCGAGGCGATCCGACGCTCGCCGCAGCTCGGCTGGCGCCTCGCCGCGTTGCCCGAACTGCCTCCTTACGGCGCCACGCCCTTGGAGTCGATCCTTGAGAGGCTGCCAAGCGACTCGCCGCAGTGGTGGAGCCGCGAACGGTCCGAATACCTGCTGGGCCAGATGAGCGAACGCCATCGCGCGGAAGCCGACAAGATGATCGCCGGAAAGTCGCTCAGCTTCGGCACGGTCTTCCGCCGGGTCCGTAAAGGCAAGTCGATGGCCGAGCTGCGAACCGACGGCCTCGCCGGCTGCCTGCGCACGCCCAAGGGGGGCAGCGGCCGGCAGATCCTCTTCCAGGCCGGCAAAGGGGAGTACCGCGTGCGGCTGCTCAACGCCACGGAGTGCGCGCGGCTGATGGGCGCCGACGGCTACCGCGTCACCGCGCCGCTCAACCAGGCGTTGTTTGGCTTCGGCGACGCGGTCTGTGTCGACGCGGTTGCGTGGATCGCGGAGAATTATCTCAACCCGCTGGCCGACGCCGTGCTCGCGTCGGCCTCGTCAGCGGCGCCGGTCGAGTAG
- a CDS encoding type II toxin-antitoxin system RelE/ParE family toxin: MLVVHPLAREEMARAIDYYAAISEELATQIADEIDALLEEVESAPLRWSYYEPLIHHQRWRRRIAAGFPYLLIYEVAADHIRIVAFPHVAMQPGYWADR; the protein is encoded by the coding sequence ATGCTCGTCGTCCATCCGCTCGCTCGCGAGGAGATGGCTCGCGCTATCGACTACTATGCGGCGATCTCGGAGGAACTCGCGACACAGATTGCGGATGAAATCGACGCCCTGCTTGAAGAAGTGGAGTCGGCGCCGTTGCGGTGGAGTTACTACGAACCCTTGATCCATCATCAACGCTGGCGACGGCGGATCGCCGCCGGTTTTCCTTACCTGCTAATCTACGAGGTCGCAGCCGACCACATCCGTATCGTCGCATTTCCGCACGTCGCGATGCAGCCCGGCTACTGGGCGGACCGTTGA
- a CDS encoding addiction module protein has product MSISNDDLFSSALALPPDRRADLANRLLDSLAAARRPKLSDDEIAQEVQRRSAEMDSGEVIGIPWSEVRAELRSRISRKSES; this is encoded by the coding sequence GTGAGTATATCCAACGACGACCTGTTTAGTTCGGCTCTCGCATTGCCGCCCGATCGTCGCGCCGATCTAGCCAACCGGTTGCTCGACAGCCTCGCCGCTGCCCGCAGGCCCAAGCTGAGCGACGACGAAATCGCCCAAGAGGTTCAGCGGCGCTCCGCCGAGATGGACTCGGGGGAGGTCATCGGTATCCCCTGGTCCGAAGTGCGCGCCGAATTACGCTCTCGCATCTCCCGGAAAAGTGAGTCGTGA